In Cygnus atratus isolate AKBS03 ecotype Queensland, Australia chromosome 5, CAtr_DNAZoo_HiC_assembly, whole genome shotgun sequence, a single window of DNA contains:
- the CCDC34 gene encoding coiled-coil domain-containing protein 34 — MAVNRCHFPQVLAGGMSSGGEEEEEEEEEGEGEGAAAAAAAAPSPCGRAGHRKAAEDSEIAEGKKQSPLKDSLSPWEEWFIGKEKELRARLQARAAEQMNIQLEKMKQKQECERRKRLAEEKHKEWMQKKREEERRERERKQSKEMAEKATRELEKMQLQEKAEVKYKEWLKKKRAEESEKKKREKEKEKEREAELQEKRERSEKIFQEWLHNARNKPRPVLNGYGLPHRKSTGRPDGNSYPTPAYCNPIPWKPVHVPPPKEDNVLTMKNSKRPVSCQSHKSSSIVIYKPKNNLHVGSLHRKQL; from the exons ATGGCCGTTAACCGCTGCCACTTCCCTCAGGTGCTTGCCGGCGGCATGAGCAGCGgtggcgaggaggaggaggaggaggaagaggaaggggaaggggaaggggcggcggcggcggcggccgcggccccgtCCCCCTGCGGCCGGGCGGGCCATAG GAAGGCTGCTGAAGACTCAGaaatagcagaaggaaaaaaacagtctcCTTTGAAAGACAGTCTTTCACCGTGGGAAGAATGGTTCAttgggaaagagaaggaactACGTGCCCGCTTACAGGCGAGAGCTGCAGAG caAATGAATATACAGCTTGAGAAGATGAAGCAAAAACAAGAatgtgaaagaaggaaaaggctaGCTGAAGAGAAGCACAAGGAatggatgcaaaaaaaaagagaagag gaaagaagggaaagagaacgaaagcagagcaaagaaatggcagaaaaagcCACAAGGGAACTAGAAAAAATGCAGCTACAAGAAAAGGCTGAAGTAAAGTATAAAGAATGGTTAAAGAAGAAGAGAGCTGAAGagtcagaaaagaagaagagagagaag gaaaaagaaaaagaaagggaagctgagctgcaggagaagagagagagatcagAAAAGATCTTTCAGGAATGGCTACATAATGCTAGAAATAAACCACGCCCTGTTTTAAATGGTTATGGCTTACCACATAGGAAATCTACAG GGCGCCCTGATGGAAACTCATATCCAACTCCAGCATATTGCAACCCCATTCCGTGGAAACCAGTACATGTACCTCCTCCAAAGGAAGACAATGTTCTTACCATGAAGAATAGTAAGAGACCTGTATCTTGTCAATCACATAAGTCTTCATCTATAGTAATTTATAAGCCCAAGAACAACCTTCATGTTGGCTCCTTGCATAGAAAGCAGTTATAG